In Firmicutes bacterium HGW-Firmicutes-1, a genomic segment contains:
- a CDS encoding phosphoenolpyruvate carboxykinase gives MATKRSYNLNEISPKSPILSQIRTTIETPFYGNNVIHVTSLKEAYQLAAGSPGTVITDMAVYEPEAQGLDADAKVLLFNDGAVSGRAASARKILGEEGVSVPEFALKISEAIFQSRYKTMYHAEVFVGLDPDFMVKAHLLIPEGYENIMYSWMLNFQYLNEEYTKMYKASKEYNHEGDIYIFSDPDWSHADHAMGLTFFDPNHNCAALLGMRYFGEHKKGTLTLGWACANRNGYASCHGGQKRYNLADGKKYVAGVFGLSGSGKSTITHAKHNDKYDITVLHDDAFIISTEDGSSVALEPAYFDKTQDYPASDPDNKFLMTVQNNGATVDEDGRVVIVPEDIRNGNGRAVKSKLWSPNRLDKFAEPINSIFWLMKDPTLPPVIKLSGSALASVMGATLATKRTTAERLAPGVDPNALVVEPYANPFRTYKLEDDFNKFKQLFEKNHVDCYILNTGDFMGKKVTPAITLGALEAIVEGNTNFKKWGTFSDIEIMEVEGFVPNMSDAEYVGQLKARMLDRVQYVESRDTAKGGYDKLPAEALEALKKVVNELA, from the coding sequence ATGGCAACAAAACGTAGCTACAATTTGAATGAAATTAGCCCAAAAAGCCCAATTTTATCTCAAATTCGTACAACAATCGAAACACCATTTTATGGCAACAATGTAATTCATGTAACTTCCTTAAAGGAAGCTTATCAATTAGCAGCAGGTTCACCGGGGACTGTTATTACAGATATGGCAGTTTATGAGCCAGAAGCTCAAGGCCTAGATGCTGACGCTAAGGTATTACTTTTCAATGATGGAGCAGTTTCTGGTCGTGCTGCTTCAGCAAGAAAAATTCTTGGGGAAGAAGGCGTAAGCGTACCTGAATTCGCTTTAAAGATTAGTGAAGCAATCTTTCAATCAAGATATAAAACAATGTATCATGCAGAAGTATTTGTAGGTCTAGATCCTGACTTCATGGTAAAAGCTCATCTTTTAATCCCTGAAGGTTATGAAAACATTATGTATTCATGGATGCTTAACTTCCAATACCTTAATGAAGAATATACAAAAATGTATAAAGCTTCAAAAGAATATAATCACGAAGGTGACATTTATATTTTCTCAGATCCTGATTGGTCACATGCTGATCATGCTATGGGTCTTACATTCTTTGATCCAAACCATAACTGTGCTGCACTACTGGGCATGAGATATTTTGGAGAACATAAAAAGGGTACTCTTACTCTTGGTTGGGCTTGTGCTAACAGAAATGGCTATGCTTCATGCCATGGTGGACAAAAACGTTATAACCTTGCTGATGGCAAAAAATACGTTGCAGGTGTATTTGGATTATCTGGTTCAGGTAAATCAACTATTACACATGCAAAACATAATGATAAATATGATATTACAGTATTACATGATGATGCATTCATCATTTCTACTGAAGATGGTTCATCTGTAGCTCTTGAGCCTGCTTATTTTGATAAAACTCAAGATTATCCAGCTTCAGACCCAGATAACAAATTCTTAATGACAGTTCAAAATAACGGCGCAACTGTTGATGAAGATGGTAGAGTTGTTATTGTTCCTGAAGACATCAGAAATGGAAATGGACGAGCTGTTAAATCAAAGCTTTGGTCACCAAACCGTTTAGACAAATTTGCAGAACCAATCAATTCTATTTTCTGGTTAATGAAGGATCCTACTCTTCCTCCAGTTATTAAGTTAAGTGGTTCAGCATTGGCTTCAGTTATGGGTGCTACACTAGCAACAAAAAGAACAACTGCAGAGCGTTTGGCTCCAGGAGTTGACCCTAATGCATTAGTAGTAGAACCATATGCAAATCCTTTTAGAACATACAAATTAGAAGATGATTTCAACAAGTTTAAACAACTATTTGAAAAAAACCATGTTGATTGCTATATCTTAAACACTGGCGACTTTATGGGCAAGAAAGTAACACCAGCCATTACATTAGGCGCATTAGAAGCTATCGTTGAAGGAAATACTAACTTCAAAAAATGGGGAACTTTCTCAGACATAGAAATTATGGAAGTTGAAGGCTTTGTTCCTAATATGAGCGACGCAGAATATGTTGGTCAATTAAAAGCTCGTATGCTTGACAGAGTGCAATATGTTGAATCAAGAGACACTGCTAAAGGCGGTTACGATAAATTACCAGCTGAAGCATTAGAAGCATTAAAAAAAGTTGTTAATGAATTAGCTTAA
- the xylF gene encoding D-xylose transporter subunit XylF (periplasmic substrate-binding component of the ATP-dependent xylose transport system; high affinity) codes for MKGRNWVVLIVVACGLLILVKVLFGDKDSKENLPSEKDDGIVIGFSLSSIVIDRWQRDRDVFVATAKELGAEVIVQTANEDKETQIKQIEYLMKEGVDVLVINPDDKDGLSDVVRRAKAQGIKVIAYDRSISNADVDVYVSFDNQKLGRLMGETMLEYVPTGNYVIINGSLKDNNSIMYNVGFHEAIDEAVENKDITIIKEVWGEDWGEEIAYTSMEEVIQSGEKVDGVIAANDRFAEAAIRVLAENRQAGDVVVIGHDAELSACQRIVEGTQKATIYKSITDMAEGAARLAIDLANGKEINFQSTYDDGTYEVPRIMYDVFIVTNDNMVDIIVNKGFHRLEDIYQNVPKEQWPK; via the coding sequence ATGAAAGGAAGAAATTGGGTAGTACTTATTGTGGTAGCATGTGGTCTATTAATCCTCGTAAAGGTTCTATTCGGGGACAAAGATTCAAAGGAAAACCTTCCGTCTGAAAAAGATGATGGAATCGTGATTGGGTTCTCATTAAGTTCTATTGTGATTGACAGGTGGCAGAGAGATAGAGACGTATTTGTAGCAACAGCAAAAGAACTAGGTGCAGAGGTTATTGTACAAACAGCAAATGAAGACAAGGAAACTCAAATAAAACAAATTGAGTATCTGATGAAGGAAGGGGTCGATGTTCTAGTCATTAACCCAGATGATAAGGATGGATTGTCAGACGTTGTTAGACGAGCAAAGGCCCAAGGAATTAAGGTGATTGCGTATGATAGAAGCATTAGTAATGCGGATGTAGATGTTTATGTTTCCTTTGATAATCAAAAATTGGGAAGATTAATGGGGGAAACGATGCTAGAATATGTTCCTACAGGCAATTATGTAATTATTAATGGATCCTTAAAGGATAATAATAGCATCATGTATAATGTGGGCTTTCATGAAGCAATTGATGAAGCAGTAGAAAATAAGGATATTACCATTATTAAAGAGGTTTGGGGTGAAGATTGGGGAGAAGAAATTGCCTATACCTCTATGGAAGAAGTTATCCAAAGCGGTGAAAAGGTCGATGGTGTCATTGCTGCAAATGATCGCTTTGCAGAAGCGGCTATAAGAGTTCTAGCAGAAAACAGACAAGCGGGAGATGTGGTGGTAATTGGCCATGACGCTGAATTATCTGCATGTCAAAGAATTGTAGAAGGAACTCAAAAAGCAACTATTTATAAATCCATTACAGATATGGCTGAAGGTGCGGCAAGACTTGCCATAGATTTAGCGAATGGTAAGGAAATTAATTTCCAATCTACATATGATGATGGCACGTATGAAGTACCTAGAATAATGTACGATGTATTCATCGTTACAAACGACAATATGGTGGATATTATCGTGAACAAGGGTTTTCATAGATTAGAAGATATCTATCAAAACGTACCTAAAGAGCAATGGCCAAAGTAA
- a CDS encoding hydrolase TatD, translated as MFFESHAHYDDLKFEQDRDTILSSVKEQNITKVINVAANMASSLHCIELAKKYDFIYATVGVHPHDVGAMLEDDLETLIGLSAYDKVVAIGEIGLDYYYENSPKEVQRLWFREQINIAKDIGLPIIVHSRDASKETYELIKDSRGYEVGGVIHCFSGSKEMAQAYVDMGFYIGVGGVVTYDNAKTLQEVVRAIPLKNILIETDSPYLSPVPNRGKRNDSRNLQYVVKAIAKLKEISEEEVIKTTYDNGLKLFMGNSSNN; from the coding sequence ATGTTTTTTGAAAGTCATGCACATTATGATGATTTAAAGTTTGAGCAAGATAGAGATACTATATTAAGTAGTGTGAAGGAACAAAACATAACTAAAGTCATTAATGTCGCTGCAAATATGGCATCTAGCTTACACTGCATAGAGCTTGCGAAAAAATATGACTTTATATATGCAACAGTTGGGGTACACCCTCATGATGTAGGAGCAATGTTAGAAGATGATTTAGAAACCTTAATTGGTTTGTCTGCGTATGATAAAGTTGTAGCTATAGGAGAAATTGGCTTAGATTATTATTACGAAAACTCTCCAAAAGAAGTTCAAAGGCTATGGTTTAGAGAACAGATTAACATTGCGAAGGATATTGGGTTGCCGATTATTGTTCATAGTAGAGATGCTTCAAAAGAAACCTATGAGCTCATAAAAGACTCTAGAGGATATGAGGTTGGTGGCGTAATCCATTGCTTTTCAGGGAGCAAAGAAATGGCTCAAGCTTATGTAGATATGGGTTTTTATATTGGAGTAGGGGGCGTTGTAACCTATGACAATGCAAAAACCTTACAGGAAGTAGTAAGGGCAATCCCGCTAAAAAACATATTAATTGAGACGGATTCACCATACTTGTCTCCAGTGCCAAATAGAGGAAAGCGCAATGATTCAAGGAACCTTCAATATGTTGTAAAAGCAATAGCAAAGTTAAAAGAAATATCTGAGGAAGAAGTGATTAAGACAACTTACGATAATGGCCTTAAGCTATTTATGGGTAATAGTTCAAATAATTAG
- a CDS encoding xylose ABC transporter ATP-binding protein yields the protein MNECILEMQNIVKEFSGIRALDDVTFKVKRGEIHALVGENGAGKSTLMKVLSGVYPHGDYSGKIIINDKEMAFGHIKDSEKAGVAIIYQELALVKQMNIAENIFLGNELRGKVGIDWNQAISRTEKLLKDVGLEDNPLTKIYQLGIGKQQLIEIAKAIAKDVSLLILDEPTAALTETESDNLLTILRALREKGVTCVYISHKLNEVLEIADTITVLRDGKTICTMDNDDQMSEDVIITRMVGRELTNRFPRVEHKAGKVVLEVENWTVPHPEILGKNIISNVSFQARQGEILGIAGLMGAGRTELAMSLFGAYGEGITGTLKLEGVEQRFNNPRQAIQAGFCYLTEDRKKTGLVLMMDIKKNITLSSLNSITKNFSINANEEIKVSNEYVSALKIKAASIEQTVDHLSGGNQQKVAIAKWLMAKPKVLILDEPTRGIDVGAKYEIYNLMNKLVEEGVCIIMISSELPEVLGMSDRVIVIKDGKITGDVDFKEADQKTIMYYATGGK from the coding sequence ATGAACGAGTGCATATTGGAAATGCAAAATATAGTTAAAGAGTTTTCAGGAATAAGAGCATTAGATGATGTTACTTTCAAGGTAAAACGTGGTGAAATACACGCCTTAGTGGGTGAAAATGGTGCGGGGAAATCAACACTCATGAAGGTTTTAAGTGGAGTTTATCCTCATGGTGATTATTCAGGGAAGATTATTATCAATGATAAAGAGATGGCATTTGGCCATATAAAAGACTCTGAAAAAGCGGGAGTCGCAATTATATATCAAGAACTTGCATTAGTTAAGCAAATGAATATTGCTGAAAATATTTTCTTGGGTAATGAATTACGAGGAAAAGTTGGAATAGATTGGAATCAAGCGATTTCCAGAACAGAAAAGCTTCTTAAAGATGTTGGATTAGAAGATAATCCACTTACCAAGATCTATCAGCTTGGAATTGGAAAGCAACAACTAATCGAGATTGCAAAAGCAATCGCTAAAGACGTTAGCCTTCTCATTTTAGATGAACCAACAGCAGCGCTTACAGAAACTGAGAGTGATAATCTGCTTACCATCTTAAGAGCATTGAGAGAAAAAGGTGTTACATGTGTTTATATTTCCCACAAACTTAATGAAGTGCTTGAGATTGCAGACACAATAACAGTTCTTAGGGATGGTAAAACAATCTGTACCATGGATAATGATGATCAAATGTCAGAGGACGTCATCATAACTAGAATGGTTGGTAGAGAATTAACGAATAGATTTCCAAGGGTAGAACATAAAGCCGGTAAAGTTGTATTAGAAGTAGAAAATTGGACTGTTCCACATCCTGAAATACTAGGTAAAAATATTATTAGCAATGTGTCTTTTCAAGCAAGGCAAGGTGAGATACTAGGGATTGCAGGTCTTATGGGTGCAGGTAGAACAGAGCTTGCAATGAGTTTGTTTGGTGCATATGGCGAAGGAATCACAGGTACTCTTAAACTTGAGGGCGTAGAACAACGCTTCAACAATCCAAGGCAAGCAATTCAAGCAGGATTTTGTTACTTAACAGAGGATCGAAAAAAAACAGGTCTTGTCCTAATGATGGACATCAAAAAGAACATAACGCTTTCGAGTTTGAATAGCATTACCAAAAACTTTTCAATTAATGCAAATGAAGAAATAAAAGTATCAAATGAGTATGTGTCAGCTCTTAAAATTAAAGCTGCCTCTATAGAACAAACTGTTGATCATTTATCAGGTGGTAACCAACAAAAGGTAGCCATTGCAAAGTGGTTAATGGCAAAGCCTAAAGTATTAATACTAGACGAACCAACGCGTGGTATTGACGTAGGTGCAAAATATGAAATTTATAATCTAATGAACAAGTTAGTAGAAGAGGGTGTCTGTATTATTATGATTTCATCTGAATTACCTGAAGTATTAGGTATGAGTGATCGTGTCATAGTAATAAAAGACGGAAAGATTACTGGAGATGTTGATTTTAAAGAAGCTGACCAAAAAACCATTATGTACTATGCTACAGGTGGCAAGTAA
- a CDS encoding ATPase — protein sequence MKKLVTLFLVLVMMTSVFAGCAKKEAPATDTPATDAPAADAKIRVGISLPTQREERWVRDKEQMIAEAAKLGVELVVKVADADTQEQIQQVEAILTEGVDVLILAPNDASASASLVDMAKEEGVPVIAYDRLITGTANLDYYISFDNTEVGRVQGKFITDLVPEGNYIIMSGAPTDNNAKLFKEGAMEYLQPLIDSGKIKVVAEQAVENWEPENALKIVEAALLSSNNEVDAILSPNDGCAGGAIQALAAQGLDGQVPITGQDAELAAAQRIVAGTQTMTVFKDTRDLASKSIQMAMALAKGEAVETNGEVEGVPSVLMAVKIVTKDNVKEVLVDSGYLKEADVFK from the coding sequence ATGAAAAAATTAGTAACATTATTTTTAGTTTTAGTAATGATGACATCCGTATTTGCTGGATGTGCTAAAAAAGAAGCTCCAGCAACTGATACACCAGCAACTGATGCTCCAGCAGCAGATGCAAAAATTAGAGTAGGTATTTCATTACCAACTCAAAGAGAAGAAAGATGGGTAAGAGACAAAGAACAAATGATCGCAGAAGCTGCAAAACTTGGCGTTGAGCTAGTAGTAAAAGTTGCAGATGCTGACACTCAAGAACAAATCCAACAAGTTGAAGCTATCTTAACAGAAGGCGTAGACGTATTAATTTTAGCTCCAAACGATGCATCAGCATCAGCTTCATTAGTTGACATGGCTAAAGAAGAAGGCGTACCAGTTATCGCTTATGACAGATTAATTACTGGAACTGCTAATTTAGATTATTATATTTCTTTTGATAATACTGAAGTAGGTAGAGTTCAAGGTAAATTTATCACTGATTTAGTTCCAGAAGGAAACTATATCATTATGTCAGGTGCACCAACAGATAATAATGCAAAATTATTCAAAGAAGGCGCTATGGAATACCTTCAACCACTTATTGACTCTGGAAAAATCAAAGTTGTTGCTGAACAAGCAGTTGAAAACTGGGAACCAGAAAATGCTCTTAAAATCGTAGAAGCAGCTTTACTTTCAAGTAACAACGAAGTAGATGCAATTCTTTCTCCAAACGATGGTTGTGCTGGTGGCGCTATCCAAGCATTAGCAGCTCAAGGTTTAGACGGTCAAGTTCCAATCACTGGACAAGATGCTGAACTTGCAGCAGCTCAAAGAATCGTAGCTGGAACACAAACTATGACAGTATTTAAAGACACTAGAGATCTTGCTTCAAAATCAATTCAAATGGCTATGGCTCTTGCAAAGGGTGAAGCAGTTGAAACGAATGGTGAAGTAGAAGGCGTTCCTTCAGTACTAATGGCAGTTAAGATTGTAACTAAAGATAATGTGAAAGAAGTTTTAGTAGACAGCGGATACTTAAAAGAAGCTGACGTATTTAAATAA
- a CDS encoding methionine--tRNA ligase (methionine--tRNA ligase; MetRS; adds methionine to tRNA(Met) with cleavage of ATP to AMP and diphosphate; some MetRS enzymes form dimers depending on a C-terminal domain that is also found in other proteins such as Trbp111 in Aquifex aeolicus and the cold-shock protein CsaA from Bacillus subtilis while others do not; four subfamilies exist based on sequence motifs and zinc content), with protein sequence MGKKPYYITTAIAYTSKTPHIGNTYEAVLTDSIARFKRLSGYDVFFLTGTDEHGQKIQLQAEQEGITPKELVDKIAGEVKTIWDFMNTSYDKFIRTTDAEHEDIVGRIFKRLYDQGDIYKGSYEGWYCTPCESFFTESQVVQGNCPDCGSQVQKASEEAYFFKLSKYEKKLMQHIEDNPDFIQPESRKNEMVNNFIKQGLQDLCVSRTTFNWGIPVSFDDKHVIYVWIDALSNYITALGYNPNGESGELFNRYWPADVHLIGKDILRFHTIYWPIMLMALDVELPKKVFGHPWLMVGEDKMSKSKGNVIYAKQLVDFFGVDAVRYYVLHEMPFAQDGTLTYELLIARINSDLANILGNLVNRTVAMVHKYFDGIILPPSKGEAIDEELINMALSLKGKVEVKMDDLKVAESIDEIWTLLRRSNKYIDETCPWVLAKDESNKERLATVLFNLIESIRFASVLLSAFMPETAEKIQKQINATNVSLESLDSFDGTTPGTKVGTAEVLFARIDEKKMLEEINNENEAMKATGKQDVGIAAKSEGIATKDEETILIDDFAKINIKVGEIIECEKVEGSDKLLVSKVQVGNETRQIVSGIAKNYVPAELIGKKVLVITNLKPVKLRGVLSEGMLLAASDEEGNLKLATVDGDINTGSTVK encoded by the coding sequence ATGGGTAAGAAACCCTACTATATTACAACAGCAATTGCTTACACATCCAAAACCCCTCATATTGGAAATACTTATGAAGCGGTATTAACAGATAGTATAGCAAGATTTAAAAGACTATCAGGTTATGATGTATTTTTTTTAACTGGAACAGATGAACATGGTCAAAAAATTCAATTACAAGCAGAACAAGAAGGCATAACTCCAAAAGAGCTTGTAGATAAAATTGCAGGTGAAGTAAAAACCATTTGGGATTTTATGAATACCAGTTATGATAAATTTATCAGGACTACTGATGCAGAGCATGAAGATATCGTTGGTAGAATTTTTAAGAGATTATATGATCAAGGTGATATTTATAAAGGTAGCTATGAAGGCTGGTACTGTACACCTTGTGAATCATTTTTCACAGAATCTCAAGTTGTTCAGGGCAATTGTCCAGATTGCGGTAGCCAAGTACAAAAGGCAAGCGAAGAAGCATATTTCTTTAAATTAAGTAAATATGAAAAAAAGTTAATGCAACATATCGAAGATAATCCTGATTTTATTCAACCGGAGTCAAGAAAAAATGAAATGGTTAACAATTTTATTAAACAAGGCTTACAGGATTTGTGTGTTTCAAGAACTACATTTAATTGGGGTATTCCCGTTTCATTTGACGATAAACATGTAATTTATGTTTGGATAGATGCGTTATCAAATTATATAACGGCACTTGGCTATAATCCTAATGGAGAAAGTGGCGAGCTATTTAATCGCTATTGGCCAGCTGATGTACATTTAATTGGTAAAGATATTTTAAGATTTCATACTATTTATTGGCCAATTATGCTAATGGCTTTAGACGTAGAGTTACCGAAAAAGGTTTTTGGGCATCCTTGGTTAATGGTTGGTGAGGATAAGATGTCTAAATCTAAGGGTAATGTTATATATGCGAAACAACTAGTTGATTTTTTCGGTGTAGATGCCGTTAGATATTATGTATTACATGAAATGCCATTTGCTCAAGATGGCACATTAACCTATGAATTATTAATAGCAAGAATAAACTCTGATTTAGCAAATATTCTTGGCAATCTTGTGAATAGAACTGTTGCAATGGTTCATAAGTACTTTGATGGTATCATCTTGCCGCCAAGTAAGGGAGAAGCTATTGATGAAGAATTAATTAACATGGCATTATCTCTAAAAGGTAAAGTTGAAGTCAAAATGGATGACCTTAAGGTGGCCGAGTCTATAGATGAAATTTGGACCCTCTTAAGAAGAAGCAATAAGTATATAGATGAAACCTGCCCGTGGGTATTGGCAAAGGATGAAAGCAATAAGGAACGTTTGGCTACGGTGCTTTTCAACCTTATAGAAAGTATTCGATTTGCCTCTGTTTTATTGAGTGCATTTATGCCAGAAACAGCAGAAAAAATCCAAAAGCAAATTAATGCTACAAATGTTAGCCTAGAATCTCTAGATTCATTTGATGGAACAACGCCTGGAACTAAAGTTGGCACTGCTGAGGTTTTATTTGCAAGAATTGATGAAAAGAAAATGCTAGAAGAAATAAATAATGAAAATGAAGCTATGAAAGCGACTGGGAAACAGGATGTAGGAATAGCAGCAAAATCAGAAGGAATTGCAACAAAAGACGAAGAGACAATTCTTATAGATGATTTCGCCAAAATCAATATTAAAGTTGGAGAAATTATTGAATGTGAAAAAGTAGAAGGTTCTGATAAATTATTGGTGTCAAAGGTTCAGGTTGGCAATGAAACGAGACAAATTGTTTCCGGTATTGCTAAGAATTACGTACCAGCAGAGTTAATTGGTAAAAAAGTGTTAGTAATTACGAATTTAAAACCCGTAAAGCTTAGAGGCGTACTTTCAGAAGGAATGCTCTTGGCAGCATCAGATGAAGAAGGCAATCTTAAGCTTGCAACGGTAGATGGTGATATTAATACAGGATCAACTGTAAAATAG
- a CDS encoding ATPase, giving the protein MKNLLIDKIFNIATIRTKMIAYFFATVILLSFLTIYTFYVSQQSLNQMDEMYEKNLYLVDISNKLSQANDNLLNFLTVKSSDSFIAFQRSGEEIKGVIEATNRDLSYNPSQLLFVDVSNMIYVYFSYADSAINAKRGRNDDETNQSYTKATEIEGYIQEYIAKIQLNQIKENATRYQIVKDKVSELQKTNVVLIVDVMLFSILIIIILTYRMTEPIIRLAHSADEISSGNFEIDEIVVDSEDEIKVMATAFNKMRENIKNYIEELKNKAETEAKLMDQELQNIKMQSLLNKAELEALQSQINPHFLFNTINTGVQLAMMEGADVTSEFLENMSAIFRYNIKNLKKPVTLGEEIDNIKAYAMLLKVRFGEFLKFEFDIEDGINEINMPPLILQPLVENACIHGIGDLEEGGVIRITTKKDADMVHITIEDDGVGMDQEYIDKVLYHTNEEDLFKKPKKSHTTGIGLANVIHRLRLFSQNEDAIEISSDKSNGTKIIIHLPICEEAML; this is encoded by the coding sequence TTGAAAAACCTTCTTATTGATAAAATTTTTAATATAGCTACGATAAGAACAAAAATGATAGCATATTTTTTTGCTACAGTAATCCTGTTGAGCTTTCTAACCATTTATACGTTTTATGTGTCTCAACAATCCCTTAATCAAATGGATGAAATGTATGAGAAAAATTTGTATCTAGTTGATATTTCTAACAAATTATCTCAAGCAAATGACAATTTATTAAATTTTTTAACTGTGAAAAGCTCAGATAGCTTTATTGCTTTTCAAAGGTCTGGTGAGGAAATTAAGGGTGTTATCGAAGCTACAAATAGAGATTTGAGCTATAATCCCTCACAACTACTGTTTGTTGATGTTTCTAATATGATTTATGTTTATTTTTCATATGCGGATTCTGCTATAAATGCAAAGAGGGGTCGAAACGACGATGAAACAAACCAATCATATACGAAAGCAACTGAAATTGAGGGATATATTCAAGAATATATTGCAAAAATACAACTAAATCAAATTAAAGAAAATGCTACAAGATATCAAATTGTAAAAGACAAAGTATCAGAATTACAAAAAACAAATGTTGTATTAATTGTTGACGTTATGTTGTTTTCAATATTAATCATCATTATTTTAACGTATAGGATGACTGAGCCAATTATAAGGCTTGCTCATTCGGCAGACGAAATTTCTAGTGGGAACTTTGAGATTGATGAAATTGTGGTAGATTCTGAAGACGAAATTAAAGTTATGGCAACAGCCTTTAATAAAATGAGAGAAAATATAAAAAATTATATTGAAGAACTTAAAAACAAGGCAGAGACAGAGGCTAAGCTTATGGATCAGGAGCTACAAAATATTAAGATGCAAAGCTTGTTGAATAAGGCGGAGCTTGAAGCTCTACAGTCTCAGATTAATCCCCATTTCTTATTCAATACGATAAATACTGGCGTGCAGTTGGCTATGATGGAAGGTGCAGATGTTACTTCGGAATTTCTTGAAAATATGTCTGCGATATTTAGATATAACATTAAGAATTTGAAGAAGCCGGTTACGCTAGGAGAAGAGATAGATAATATTAAGGCATATGCTATGCTTTTAAAGGTTAGGTTTGGAGAGTTTTTAAAGTTTGAGTTTGATATTGAAGACGGCATTAATGAAATCAATATGCCACCACTTATCTTGCAACCATTGGTTGAAAATGCATGTATCCATGGGATTGGAGACCTCGAAGAAGGCGGCGTTATTCGTATTACTACAAAGAAGGATGCAGATATGGTTCATATTACTATTGAGGACGATGGCGTAGGTATGGATCAAGAATATATTGATAAGGTTCTCTATCATACAAACGAAGAAGATCTTTTTAAAAAGCCAAAAAAAAGTCATACTACAGGAATTGGCCTAGCAAATGTTATTCATCGGTTACGTTTATTTAGTCAGAATGAAGATGCAATTGAAATAAGCAGTGATAAATCTAATGGAACCAAAATAATAATTCACCTTCCAATCTGTGAGGAGGCAATGTTATGA